One window of Leptotrichia sp. oral taxon 498 genomic DNA carries:
- the clpP gene encoding ATP-dependent Clp endopeptidase proteolytic subunit ClpP, with product MSVYSPVVIENDGRGERSYDIYSRLLKDRIIFVSGEVEDNMANAIVAQLLFLDAQDKEKDIVMYINSPGGVITAGLAIYDTMRHIKCDVSTVCVGQAASMGAVLLAAGTRGKRYSLPNSRIMIHQPLGGARGQATDIQIQAREIERMKEITSKILSEATNKSVEEIYRDTERDNFMSAEEAVEYGLIDKIL from the coding sequence ATGTCAGTATATAGTCCAGTAGTTATTGAAAATGACGGTCGTGGAGAAAGAAGTTACGACATTTATTCAAGACTGCTAAAAGATAGAATAATTTTTGTGAGTGGAGAAGTTGAAGATAATATGGCAAATGCGATTGTTGCTCAACTTTTATTTTTAGATGCGCAAGATAAGGAAAAAGATATAGTTATGTATATTAACAGTCCAGGAGGTGTAATTACAGCGGGACTTGCAATTTATGACACAATGCGTCATATAAAATGTGATGTTTCGACAGTTTGCGTGGGACAGGCTGCCAGTATGGGAGCAGTTCTTTTAGCCGCTGGGACAAGAGGGAAGAGATATTCGTTGCCGAATTCTCGGATAATGATTCATCAGCCACTTGGAGGAGCAAGAGGACAAGCGACAGATATTCAGATTCAGGCAAGAGAAATTGAACGAATGAAAGAAATCACAAGTAAAATTTTGTCTGAAGCAACGAATAAATCGGTTGAAGAAATTTATAGAGATACAGAAAGAGATAATTTTATGTCAGCCGAAGAAGCTGTGGAATATGGATTGATAGATAAGATATTATAA